Proteins encoded by one window of Nomascus leucogenys isolate Asia chromosome 19, Asia_NLE_v1, whole genome shotgun sequence:
- the SPDYE4 gene encoding speedy protein E4: MASGQAHPPFEEESPQPSTTVWSPEVVVDDEVPGPSAPWVDPSPRPQSLGLKRRREWSDESEEESEEELELERTPEPEDTWVVETLCGLKMKLKRKRASSVLPEHHEAFNRLLGDPVVQKFLAWDKDLRVSDKYLLAMVIAYFSRAGLFSWQYRRIHFFLALYLASDMEEDNQAPKQDIFSFLYGKNYSQRPLFHKLRYQLLCSMRWRTWVSPEEMEEIQAYDPEHWVWSRDRTLIS; encoded by the exons ATGGCCAGTGGTCAAGCGCACCCCCCATTTGAGGAGGAGAGCCCCCAGCCTAGCACAACGGTGTGGTCCCCTGAGGTGGTGGTGGATGACGAAGTGCCAGGACCATCAG CCCCTTGGGTAGATCCCAGCCCCCGGCCTCAATCCCTTGGCCTGAAAAGGAGGAGGGAATGGTCAGATGAATCCGAGGAAGAGTCGGAGGAGGAGCTGGAGTTGGAGCGCACCCCTGAGCCCGAGGACACCTGGGTGGTGGAGACGCTGTGTGGGCTCAAGATGAAGCTGAAGCGAAAGCGAGCATCCTCCGTGCTTCCTGAGCACCACGAGGCCTTCAACAGACTGCTTG GGGATCCTGTTGTTCAAAAATTCCTGGCCTGGGACAAAGATCTGAGGGTGTCAGACAAG TATCTCCTGGCTATGGTCATAGCATATTTTAGCCGTGCCGGCCTCTTCTCATGGCAATACCGACGCATTCATTTCTTCCTGGCTCT CTACCTGGCCAGTGACATGGAGGAGGACAACCAGGCCCCCAAACAAGACATCTTCTCCTTCCTCTATGGGAAGAACTACTCCCAGCGACCCTTGTTCCATAAGCTTCGATACCAGCTCCTCTGTTCCATGCGCTGGAGGACGTGGGTTTCCCcagaggagatggaggag ATCCAGGCTTATGACCCAGAGCACTGGGTGTGGTCCCGAGATCGCACCCTCATTTCCTAG